A window of Methanobrevibacter olleyae contains these coding sequences:
- a CDS encoding CBS domain-containing protein: MLTSVQKEILQTLINLYQNSDGKSIKGEDIAEVMNRNPGTIRNQMQSLRSLSLVKGVPGPRGGYKPTIEAYHTLNISFTDSDAKVPVYKDNRKIEDVSVAKIEFTSVPHPGECEAVIKVLGSIKDLHLGDIIRVGPTPVNNLGIIGEIVGRDDMDNILLLDISTIRSIPKNSVYDIATLDLIYLKPGDSIKDAACLLSKNSIDGAPVITEDVAIGMVSLIDIVKALAEGKENEDVRDIMSKRLFFIDKDTKIATAVYKMYKFGISRLIVVDDDYTPIGVVTRTDLIETITNLKNFPLLNDNELEEGI; encoded by the coding sequence ATGTTAACTTCTGTTCAAAAGGAAATTTTACAGACCTTAATTAACTTGTATCAAAATTCGGATGGTAAATCTATTAAAGGAGAAGACATCGCTGAGGTGATGAATAGGAATCCAGGTACTATCAGAAATCAGATGCAATCTCTTAGGAGCTTAAGTTTAGTAAAAGGAGTGCCAGGACCTCGTGGAGGTTATAAACCCACTATTGAAGCATACCACACTTTAAATATATCATTTACAGATAGTGACGCTAAAGTTCCTGTTTATAAAGATAATCGGAAAATAGAGGATGTTTCAGTAGCTAAGATTGAATTTACAAGTGTGCCACACCCTGGTGAATGTGAAGCAGTAATAAAAGTTTTAGGAAGTATTAAAGATTTACACTTAGGAGATATTATTCGTGTAGGTCCTACTCCAGTTAATAATCTTGGGATTATTGGTGAGATTGTAGGTAGAGATGATATGGATAATATCTTGCTTTTAGATATTAGTACAATTAGAAGTATTCCTAAAAATTCTGTTTATGATATAGCTACTTTGGATTTAATTTATTTAAAGCCTGGCGATTCTATTAAAGATGCTGCTTGTTTACTTTCAAAAAATAGTATTGATGGAGCTCCTGTTATTACTGAAGATGTAGCCATTGGGATGGTTTCATTAATTGATATTGTAAAAGCATTAGCTGAAGGCAAAGAAAATGAAGATGTTAGAGATATAATGTCTAAACGGTTATTCTTCATTGATAAAGATACAAAGATAGCTACTGCTGTTTATAAGATGTATAAGTTTGGTATAAGTAGATTAATTGTGGTAGATGATGATTATACTCCAATTGGTGTAGTTACTCGTACGGATTTAATTGAAACAATTACTAATTTAAAGAATTTCCCATTATTAAATGATAATGAGTTAGAAGAGGGAATTTAA
- a CDS encoding CDP-glycerol glycerophosphotransferase family protein, with protein MYTKHKIYAMIFNLFRKFPQKNNKISLLTNKNHSFESNLEYIARELDIRKTKDGKDYEYNFILKDSLSLKNIYDFASSKYVFLVDNFFPLAFMDVDGMKWVQLWHGTGIFKKFGYDLLNHEEKKVMEMFSNKIDLVSVSSENVIDIYAHNFFLDKSKVLPFGIPRNDFYTKQHLDSNYLKELRESFEKDYPQLKGKKLVLYAPTFREDTKNNAVFDYFNIEKFINELGDEYLLAIRLHPNYLKYCDEEHRIDLDDLSNKYDIINFTEFKDEQKLLLLSNILITDYSSIMVDYTILKKPIVLFAYDLDDYLNKERGFYFDYKEKVPGKIVFTTEELIEIIKEEDFNLEKLEDFFKLQFGDFKPNSSKVILDYILDDK; from the coding sequence GTGTATACTAAACATAAGATTTATGCTATGATTTTTAACTTATTTAGGAAATTTCCTCAAAAGAATAATAAAATAAGTCTTTTAACAAATAAAAACCACTCATTTGAAAGTAATTTAGAATATATTGCAAGAGAATTAGATATTAGAAAAACAAAGGATGGAAAAGATTATGAATATAATTTCATTTTAAAAGATTCTTTGTCTTTAAAAAATATTTATGATTTTGCATCATCAAAGTATGTCTTTTTAGTTGATAATTTCTTCCCACTTGCTTTTATGGATGTTGATGGGATGAAATGGGTGCAATTATGGCATGGTACAGGTATATTTAAGAAATTTGGTTATGATCTTTTAAATCATGAAGAAAAGAAAGTTATGGAAATGTTTTCAAATAAAATAGATTTAGTATCTGTTAGTAGTGAAAATGTAATTGATATTTATGCACATAATTTTTTTCTAGATAAATCAAAAGTTCTTCCTTTTGGTATACCTCGTAATGATTTTTATACTAAGCAACATTTAGACAGTAACTATTTAAAGGAATTAAGGGAATCCTTTGAAAAAGACTATCCTCAACTAAAGGGCAAAAAATTAGTTCTTTATGCTCCTACTTTTAGAGAAGATACTAAAAACAATGCTGTTTTTGATTATTTTAATATAGAAAAATTCATTAATGAATTAGGTGATGAATATCTTTTAGCTATAAGATTACATCCTAACTATCTAAAATATTGTGATGAGGAACATAGAATTGATTTAGATGATTTATCAAATAAATATGATATAATTAATTTTACAGAGTTTAAAGATGAACAAAAACTTTTATTATTGTCTAATATTTTAATTACAGATTATTCTTCTATTATGGTTGATTATACTATTTTAAAAAAACCAATTGTACTGTTTGCTTATGATTTAGATGATTATCTTAATAAAGAACGTGGTTTTTACTTTGACTACAAAGAAAAAGTTCCAGGTAAGATAGTTTTTACTACTGAAGAATTAATTGAGATAATAAAAGAAGAAGATTTTAATTTAGAAAAATTAGAGGATTTTTTCAAATTACAGTTTGGTGATTTTAAACCAAATTCATCTAAAGTTATTTTAGATTATATATTAGATGATAAATAA
- the pyrF gene encoding orotidine-5'-phosphate decarboxylase translates to MNVKNNIILAMDLMDLKEAEIVCKSINEYIDTIKIGYPLTLAEGLSTIGFFKDNFDYKVICDYKVADIPATNEKIANQTFDAGADAIICHGFVGPDSVDACKISAEEHDKDVFLLTEMSHPGAVKFLQKDADDIAKMGVEMGITNYVAPSTRLDRLSEIRDIVGKESFIISPGVGTQGGDPKETLKYSNALIIGRSIYNAEDPKGATKDIIDSIQ, encoded by the coding sequence ATGAATGTAAAAAATAATATCATACTTGCAATGGATTTAATGGATTTAAAAGAAGCTGAAATAGTCTGTAAATCAATCAATGAATATATTGATACAATTAAAATAGGATATCCATTAACTCTTGCAGAAGGATTATCAACTATTGGTTTTTTTAAAGACAACTTTGATTATAAAGTTATTTGTGATTATAAAGTAGCAGATATTCCAGCAACTAATGAGAAAATAGCTAATCAAACCTTTGATGCTGGTGCAGATGCAATTATTTGTCATGGATTTGTAGGTCCAGATAGTGTAGATGCTTGTAAAATCTCTGCTGAAGAACACGATAAAGATGTATTTTTATTAACTGAAATGTCTCACCCTGGAGCAGTTAAATTCTTACAAAAAGATGCCGACGATATTGCAAAAATGGGTGTAGAAATGGGAATTACTAATTATGTAGCACCATCTACAAGATTAGATAGACTATCAGAAATTAGGGATATTGTTGGAAAAGAATCATTTATAATCTCTCCAGGAGTGGGAACTCAAGGAGGAGACCCTAAAGAAACTTTAAAATACTCTAATGCTTTAATAATAGGAAGATCTATCTACAATGCAGAAGACCCTAAAGGAGCAACTAAGGATATTATTGATTCAATTCAATAA
- a CDS encoding deoxyhypusine synthase, translated as MKVNQLNIKKDMSVSELIEQFDNSGVLGAGRVARASNLLVNMINDEDMDIFMSLAGPMVPGGLRNIVAGLIREKRIKVLITSGANITHDLLEAFGGKHYRDLGDNDEELNDAGIGRIADVYTRSDDFEVFESEIIKIFKTISNKLDNNGDNGIISIQRLLKEVGLLIDDENSILKLAAENDVFIFAPGLIDSMFGLQLWMFTQDNKLIVDAVGDMHYLSDLVFESEKIGAIMLGGGLPKHYTLASNLLKGGIDAGIQITMDRPETGSLSGAPLQEAKSWSKAKQGSNLETVIGDVTIIFPLILADALNRIDD; from the coding sequence ATGAAAGTAAATCAATTGAATATAAAAAAAGATATGTCTGTTAGTGAATTAATAGAACAGTTTGATAATTCAGGTGTATTAGGTGCTGGAAGAGTTGCAAGGGCTTCTAATTTACTGGTTAATATGATTAATGACGAAGATATGGATATATTTATGAGTTTAGCTGGTCCTATGGTTCCAGGTGGTCTTCGTAATATTGTAGCAGGTTTAATAAGAGAAAAGAGAATTAAAGTTTTAATTACTAGTGGAGCTAATATTACACATGATTTATTAGAGGCTTTTGGTGGCAAACATTATCGTGACCTTGGAGATAATGATGAAGAACTTAATGATGCAGGTATTGGGAGAATAGCTGATGTTTATACCAGATCTGATGATTTTGAAGTATTTGAAAGTGAAATAATTAAGATATTTAAGACAATCAGTAATAAGTTAGATAATAATGGGGATAATGGAATTATTTCTATTCAGAGGCTTTTAAAAGAAGTAGGGCTTTTAATCGATGATGAAAACTCTATTTTAAAACTTGCGGCAGAAAATGATGTTTTTATATTTGCTCCTGGTTTAATTGATAGCATGTTTGGCCTTCAATTATGGATGTTTACACAAGACAATAAGCTTATAGTAGATGCAGTTGGAGATATGCATTACTTATCAGATCTTGTTTTTGAGTCTGAAAAGATAGGGGCTATCATGTTAGGTGGAGGTCTTCCTAAGCATTATACTCTTGCTTCTAATCTTTTAAAAGGTGGAATAGATGCAGGTATTCAAATAACTATGGACAGACCTGAAACTGGTAGTTTAAGTGGAGCTCCACTTCAAGAAGCAAAATCATGGTCTAAGGCAAAACAGGGCTCTAACTTAGAAACTGTTATTGGTGATGTAACTATTATTTTCCCTTTAATATTAGCAGATGCACTTAATAGGATAGATGATTAA